Below is a genomic region from Castanea sativa cultivar Marrone di Chiusa Pesio chromosome 2, ASM4071231v1.
CTGCTGCAAAGAccacgagagagagaggggagagaCTCCAACGCCGACCCATACCAAAATCCACACGTCGTTTAGGAGCCTCTAGCTTATAGATCGAAGAGTGGGTTTAAGGTTTTGAGGGAATGAGAATCAGATAAGGAGAAGATGTTTGTTGGtctcgagttttagagagaaaagtgaGATGAGAGATGGGAGGCCATCTTTGTGGTGGCGTTGGCAATGGCGGTGCAATGTTATACTCAAGGcgttcccaggaacaccctgaattgaaatttatatatatataattaattaattttttttatttgtttacccttaaaaaaaattaggaacaccctcaatcaaaattaggaacaccctcaaatttttttttaaaaaaatatttgttctactttcaagcaaataaaaaaagcccaaaaaaaatttttgaactaaaatctaaaagaaaaaaaaaattgtaacagagacAATGCCCACGGCAAGCCCACAACAAGCCTAACAGATTACAGAGGTAGCAAACCcatagattctcaaaaaaaaaaaaaaaaaaaaaaaccccaatacAAAGCAAATCACTAAAACAGAAATCAAACCCACGGTCACGTCACTCGTAGAGCAAACCAAACCTCAATACAGACAAAGCAGACCAAACCTCAAACCCCAATACAGAGCAAACCAAACCCACGGTCACGTCGCTCGCATCTCACTTGTTGTCGCTGTAGCTCGCTCGTCTTCGTCGTCGTCGTTGCTCATCGTAGATCGCCCCTCATCGCAGATCGCAATCTCACAAATCGCAGATCGGGATCACAGAGCTGCTCCGGTGCTCGATGCTTAGTGCTCGAGCTCCCTCCCTcaaggtatttctctctctttttctctcagactctctctctctctttatctgaatctgaaatgaaattaatgaagagagtctctctctttattctttaataGTCTAACTcagtaactctctctctcttttgaatTGTGACTCTGAGTATGTGATTGGTCATTGGCTGAATGGCTAGCCGAACCTTTACTCTTGTCTCTTTAgcttcattaatatttttttttttttgcatgttttttgactttttaaatttggCTTTATCTTATTCTTATATGTTGGTGTTGGTCAGTGTGTGTTGgtattggtgttggtgttggtgagatATTGACTGTCTTTTAGTGTAATgtgtattgtgatttgtgattgtgaaattttctaatTGGCAGCTGGCTATTATGATTGGGGGCATCAGGCATGAGGCTTGTGCTTGTCTGTTGAGTGGGGTGGGGTAGATGGGCACATGGGGCCGAATTACACTGCTTTAATTATTGTGCTGCTCACGTAGGATGTGTAATGTGCACATGGCTGGCTCTTTTAGTATAATATGCACATGAGGCTAAACAATATAACAATTTAAAGTAGTATAATTaatgacaaacaaattaaagcaatatagtttattgttacgctaaacaacaataattaaagcagtataattaaccaatacattataaaagacaaacaaattaaattatgttagactaaacaacaattaataattttataattaatgaaacaacaatataacaaactatagtttataaaagacaaacaaattaatgaaacaactaaacaacaataattaataattttattaatatttcaaatgaacttatagtttattgtttattcttttgctagaattatggacaaatatttgataagaaaaccacgtactcaaaaaaaaaatcctgagaAAAAGTTTTAGGAACACCCTGGAAAAAATTCTTGGAACTGCCACTGGATGTTAGCTCAGGTTCATCGTGGAGGAGCATGGAGGCTCTATTCTATTTAGATCGGTCAAATCgaaaagagaagagagtgaTTTTCAGTGAGGAGAGTTAATGGTTGAGGAGGCTTAGACTTAGGTTGATCAAAGATAGAGTCATGGAGGCTCGGCCATGGTCAAGTGTTTGGTTTCTGGAGAAAGCTCGAGATCGGACAGATAGAGAGAAGGGAGAGCTTGGTGTGAAGggtgagaagaagaaaaggattttaaaaaaataataataataaaacggTGTACAGATGGTGTTAGTGACTAAAGACCAAATTGGTcgttttttaaaacctttagATGTGCTTGGTAATACTCCAAATCTCAAAGgttgttaatgaaatttatcCAAAATGTTTTTAAAGCCTTTCACTGCTTCCATTCGGCCTCAAAGGCTCAAGCTCTTGCCCAATACAATGCCAGGTCAAACACGACGCCATCGCCCATCGGGTGAAGAAAACTAATGCTTTAGGTATTGGGGCCCACGCAGAAACTAGAGCTTTAGACGCATGCATCCAGGAGAAACAAGTTGGACGGATCATTCATTCCTATTGAAATTTGCATCCATTGGATTGTTTTTGTCAGACCAACTAGTCCTTGTCGTTTATAATGAAAACATCAAGAAGAATAAATTAAATCACAAAGCCCCACCTTCTCCAAATCGTCATGGCAAACGTCATTAAATACTCTTACCCAGTCCACTTGAGTGCCTAATTGTTAAtactacaaaaaatttcacataattattttacattaaaagtGATTACCTGTCACTTTTCTATAATTCATCCATTACTTTTTCTCAATTATATATAGTTTATCCTGTGTACGATCCTAAGAAAGTTGActtaaaagccaaaaaaaatttgctccATTTTTAAGTCGTGCCCATCCTCACATGCTTTGGTCCTTCTATATAAATCTCACAGATCTAAAGTACAAAACAACTATTCTGTTTTTGTTTAGACTATTCACAACCcatatcaaatatcaaataatcATGTTGAAGCAACAGCAGAGCCAATTTATCATAGTCACATTTCCTGCGCAAGGCCATATAAACCCTGCCTTCCAATTTGCAGAACGCCTCATTCGCTTGGGAGTGCATGTCACATTCTTCACCACCGTTGGCGCCCACCATCGAGGCATGATCAAAAGCCCTCCTACTGACAACTTGTCGTTCGCCACCTTCTCTGACGGCTATGATGACGAAGTTGTACCTATGGACGATGCTGAAAAACAATTGAATCAGCTCAAGCGCAATGGCTCTAAAGCTCTCACTGACCTCATTGTCTCCACTACCAATAAACAGTGCATAGTCTACACGATGCTTCTACCTTGGGCTGCTGATGTGGCTCGTGAGCATCATCTTCCTTTCGCCCTTCTTTGGATTCAGCCTGCAATGGTTTTCGACAtatactactactactacaatGGTTTTGCCGATATTATTGGGAACGACAGTGATGACCGGCCCTCCTGTTCGATACAGCTACCGGGTTTGCCATTACTTGCTACTCGTGACCTTCCCTCCTTCTTGCTTGCTTCAAACCCATATGCTCTTGTACAACCTAAATTCCAAGCCCAACTTGAAGCGCTTGAAAAGGAGAGCAATCCTAGAATTCTTGTAAATACCTTTGATGAACTAGAGCCCGAGGCTTTAAAAGCACTCAAAAAACATAATTTGGTTGCAGTTGGACCGCTAGTTCCATATACTATTTTGGGTGGAAGAGATCTATCTAATGGCTCCAAAAATTACATCAAATGGCTCAACTCGAAGTCCGAATCATCGGTCATTTATGTTTCATTTGGAAGCTTATTGGTGTTAAAAAAGCAACAAATGGAGGAAATTGCACGTGGATTGTTGGATTTTGGGAGGCCCTTCTTGTGGGTCATAAGAGCTAAGGAAAATGGAGAAGAAGAGAAGTTGAGTTGTAGAGAAGAATTGGATCAAATGGGAATGATAGTGCCATGGTGTTCCCAAGTGGAGGTTTTGACACATCCTTCACTAGGATGCTTTATGACACATTGTGGGTGGAATTCAACTTTGGAGAGTTTGGTTTTAGGGGTGCCAATGGTAGCATTTCCACAGTGGTCCGATCAAGGGACAAATGCGAAGCTAATTGAAGATGTGTGGAAGATAGGAGTGAGGGTGACAGTGAATAAGGATGGGATTGTTGAAGGTGATGAGATTAAGAGATGCTTGGAATTGGTTGTGGGAGATGGAGAAAGAAGGGAAGCAATTAAAAGGAATGCCAAGAAATGGAAGGAGTTGGCTATGAAGTCTGCCAAAGAAGCTGGTTCTTCCTATAACAATCTCAAAGCTTTTGTGGATGAGATTGATGAAGTTAATGTTGTTGTTAAAAGAGTGTAGGTTTGCTGATGTGAAGCATCATAATAAGCTACAAGACAAAGTGCCCATAACATTGCTAATGAGATTGTATGCTTGCTGATGAAATAAAAGAGTAATCATAGAAAGTGATTCTAACACATGTATAGATTCCCTCTCATCTACTAAGGACAGTATTCCCTGGGGACTAAAACCATTTTGTAGAGGCTATCTATGTGGCATGTTCCTCGCTAGTTTCAATTTCTTTTAGTTGAGTTTATCGTGAGGCAAATATGGCTGCTCATAAATTAGCTATAGGGAGGTTGTcttttttgtttccttgtaaTTTGCTTTCTATTGAAtaacatttttagtttttttttgttaagtgttttttttttacgtcCATACTTTCGTATATTAAAATGTGTAATTTTTGCATTAATTGTGTgtattaatataaaatagtaGAGATAAACAAGTGTAACAAGATATTTTGTATGCAcagtttatttatgtttttttttgccttttcttaTCTTGTCTTTCTTTATTGTTGCTAGGTTGGCAAATCAGCTACGCAGTttggaaaatatataattatggttTGGTTTGTCCAGTAGCTATATGCTTATTACGTCTTCTAAACATTTGTGGATGAAATTCTATAATATAAAACTGGTCGATAGCAACTAGCAAATTACTTCTTAGTGAAATTTCTTGTACTTCACTATCTAAAACTAAGCAAACCTGTTTCtatcccaaaaattaaaaaattataataataaaagattaaTCAAATCCtacttgtgattttttttaatgaaaaatgtcACTTCTAAGTTTAAACATACTAATACATAAGAAAGTTTCtaatgattaaataaataatgcaaTTATTAAAAGCGGACAattgaaactctataaaaataaattttaaaaaaagtgctAATGTAAATAAACAACTAAAGTCAGTAACACACAAGTATGTTTTATATGTTGTATGCACAAAGGTCATTCGTTCATATTTgtatggaaaaagaaagagaagataaTTACTTGcatattattgttttatatgTTGTATGCACAAAGGTCCTTTATTCATATTTGTATAGCATAAGAAAGAGGAAGATAATTACTTGCAGGTTTATTGCTggtttttttcctctctctctctccagatTTTCGGAGTATGAACAATGAAGAGTTTGTGTATGAAACTTCCTTTCTtgctcttgattttttttttccttttattgttaatcaacttcatttttacaaattcaaaaaaaaaaaataataacaataaaactcCATTTTAACAACCACAGACCATCAGAAATTCAAGGCATATCGCACTAGAGAAATTTAAGCTTGCAAAGTTCCACTATTTTCTTTAGTATAGAACTCACCAAGAATATAATCCTTTGAGGACAAATAATGCCAGTCACAAAAAATggcaacaacaaaaacccatggGCATCTCATAATTTAGCCTTTTCTTCCCTTTCTGCTGAGTATGGAGGCATTGACAACTCATTTGTCAAATGTTTTGTTGTGAAATAGATGTCATATTTAGTAATGCTATAGTTTTTTGTTTcacaatttacaaattaataagTTGTATTTGaatccagaaaaaaaaaaaaaattgtgattaatgaataataaatccTCGCTCACAACTCTTATTTAGTACCAATGACCTCATATTATCACGAAATCAAAGAGatgaaaaaatgtattttcattaattagAATCAATGAGTACAAgcagtatatatatacaagtgTGAACACTGAGTAACTACCTAACAGAACTAACAGACTTGGAACCACCTACACACGTGCTAGCTACAGTAATAACAAACTGTCTCACGTGTCTACACTTAAGAGCTTCTAATTAACAGTTAAACTACACGCCGTATATACAAACACTAATACAAAAACTGTCGTTTTACTACTCTGTGCTTAAGGCTTTGTTCCCTGCTCTTGCATCTGATCTGATATGCTTCGGATCTGATAGTTTCAGCTTCTCATCTTTACTCTGATACATATTAtcttaataattatataaaaaaaaaactataagaaATTTCGAGTCATAGTGATAAttgtagaaaaaataattaatagcaACTAATCAATGACCATACATAATGGAATGCCTTGACACCACCAACATAGAGTTAGAGTCAGAGACTCAGGAAAGATTTATTTGCTGCACGAATGGATTTAAGTTAGCTTATAATGGTAGATGTTCGGGACcaagttttattatttctttttccacTTTTGTGTTAAGCTTATTCACAATGCCAAGTAAAACACGACGTTAGGTGAAGAAACCCATTTTGTTTTGATACTGGGGCCACTCAGAAACTAGTGCCTTAGATGCATCCACAAGAAACAAGTTGGCAAGGCATAGCAAGGATATTTTGCTTGGGGCCAAATTATATATTCCTATGTTAAAtatgttaaatttataaatatgtgGTAtacaaaatgatcaaatttaaaatataataatattatttctaaACTCAAATCAATGcatctaaaactaaaattaaaatataaaattagctAGGGAAAATATAAGATGATGacgaaaaaatcaaatttgtgaagaaaaaaactCATAAGTTTGTGTTGCCAATGCACAAAATATACAAAGGAAACAGTGCACtctgttggagcattttaatattaaataattaaaatgaataattttataacataaatgtaaagatgtgggagtgaatgtggaagatgaggaattagtgaaaatatttaatGCCACAtttaaaaggagagagactattttgttctttttaattgtggtgattaatgggctaacatgaattgtctcaaatattgggccagatacgtgcgtAAGAGGGAGGTAAAGGGTGggattaatattccattttttattatggaaaataatgagccattaacccacttaatggactatccgtttgggccttttcattattcagaaaactccttatctcactattaattgtgtaactctagcccatcagaataatatccaacaattaatcttgtaacacccactgtaagtgcacaattgcacctggccccaagaacagttacgggcttaggcccaatgagccttaaagaatatgaatttgtagagtgtgggcttgaaacccaggttagaagtgtttgaggattaaatgacaagtcaaagattgcaaacacttgaaaacaacaaggaatattgtaaatcaacctgctcggacgtaagccgagagatgttcttatattctctctttctcttttttctttttctttttagattacaaagaagggagcccccatttctgttctaagttgctccttaaatactcctctttttgatactttgtacacgtgttgccccaactcccccttagcctagatatttcttttctcagtgcctttgaatagtaaccagaagtttcccttccactgttcaggtgtcactttcccattaatgcggccagggtggtaggtgcagggtctttaatgtggaggtggcagcctttatctttggtatttctctaacatcggtgcttctaggacattcaagggtttaccccctttaaccattggtcttgaccgtgtcattccctaacctttaccatgaagtcccgggttctccggtgtccgtccgaagagaaattcaccctcggctggatcctcggatcctcggcgtatgggccgacccgtagtactaacaagttctaaacccaagagcaggtcggccttccttagcatggcccaaaggcccacatctccatcagggtctttttactccccacacccaCTATATTAGAATAAtagacctaattaatcagattaatttgggtagtaatttcgtgaggcccattgagcctataaatagaccaattcagacacaatccaagttactgcaatatacgctaaaaaaaataaagagattcttggcaagaaaGGGCATTCTTTATGGTAAAGCTTTgagcttgaacactttgtgcagaggttgttctaccCATACAatacttgttgggctgttgtatcctagggaagacaagtcagagacggtctgcgccggttacaaagtttagccaaccaaaggcttgaatctccttaaagaaagcgagtgccgcgcctcaatccaaatagtgttgtgtaatatctttctttaaactaataaaaattcagaattattattcagtttctcttcgtgttatttccattatcattgtgtttgcaccaacaattttaaggagattcaacaCATGGAGTTTATACAAGAGAAACCAAATAAGCCTGTTGGAAATCGTAACAAGCCATTTCGCTTTAAGGGAGCCCACTTTAAGAGGTGAAAAGgaaaggtcctcttctacttgagcCTTCTCAAAATTGCCTACATACTCACTAAGAAGAATCCGTCAAAGGTTCCCACCGATGAGATGAGTGACGAAGAATATattctccatcaagaaaaaatagataagtatacaaaagatgaatataattgttgctcttatctattgaattgtcttgccgatcatttctatgattattatgatacaacttacaagtctactaaaaaaatttggaaagctttacaaagcaagtatgataccgaggaggcaagtgcaaagaagtatgctgctagtagatttttccgttaccaaatggtggatggaaaatcggtggtggatcaagcacaagacttccaaatgattgtagTAGAGTTGAGATCCGAAGGCATAAAGATCAgagacaatttggtggtagctggcataattgacaaactaccacaatcttggagggagttTCAAAAGACTTTGCGAcacaaacaaaaggagacatccttgGAGACCTAGATCACACGCATTcgtgtggaggaggaggctaaaggacaagatgcactcatgaTACAAGATAGCAATGATAATTCTaccacaaaggtaaaccttatttcatccaataataatatgcccaaaaatcattttcctagaaatggtcaattgaagccaaaaaagaaagcctttaaaaacaataatagataACCTCAACGAAAGGGAAACctgaataaaaattacaataagaaccaaggacTCCTTTCACAAGATTAATTTAATAGATCCTGTTTTGTCTGTGGCAAGAGTGAGCATATTGCtcaattttgcaaatttcagAAACGTGAATCTATCCCGCAGGCTAACGTAACCGAAAagcctttagtggctatgattatagacatcaatatggtgcaatatgttaAAGGGTGGTGGGCAAATTCTGGTGCTAATAGGCATGTTTactatgacaaaaattggttcaaattgtacactccttttgaagaagaaaaaactgttatgcttggtgactctagTGAAACCAAGGTTCTTAGGAGTGAtgaggttgaattgaaattcacttctagatgtgtgctaacattgaaagatgtactttacactctgtccatgaggaagaatttgatgtcaagttttttgcttaacaaggctggcttcaagcaaactatggaatctgataattatgtaatcactaaaaagggattatttgtgggaaagggttatgcttgtgatggaatgtttaaattaaatgttgagaataataaagcatctaccagttcagtttatatgctttcttctgttaatttttggcatgctcgtttgtgtcatataaatagtagatatgtgggaatcatgagtagtttaggattaattctaagactgtcaaaagattttgaaaaatgtgaaacttgtagtcaagctaagattacaaaaaggcctcataaaattgttgtaaaaaataccaaattacttgagttaattcactccgatttatgtgaatttgagggaattttaactcgtggaggaaatagatatattatcacttttattgatgatttctcaaaatatacaactatttatttgttgaaaaataaaagtgatgtttttgaaaaatttcaagattttttaaaagaagttgaaaatcaattcggtagaaaaataaaaagaataagtgatagaggccgtgagtatgtatcaagtgcattcaactcatctgttcagtctttgggaattatctatgaaactactgcaccatattcacctgcttctaatggtgtggctgaaagaaaaaatagaactttaattgagttaacaaatgccatgttaattgaatctggtgcacctttacattttttggggtgaagctattTTAACTACATGCCATGTTTTGAATagggtgccacataaaaagtcacacatcacaccttttgagat
It encodes:
- the LOC142623852 gene encoding crocetin glucosyltransferase, chloroplastic-like, translating into MLWSFYINLTDLKYKTTILFLFRLFTTHIKYQIIMLKQQQSQFIIVTFPAQGHINPAFQFAERLIRLGVHVTFFTTVGAHHRGMIKSPPTDNLSFATFSDGYDDEVVPMDDAEKQLNQLKRNGSKALTDLIVSTTNKQCIVYTMLLPWAADVAREHHLPFALLWIQPAMVFDIYYYYYNGFADIIGNDSDDRPSCSIQLPGLPLLATRDLPSFLLASNPYALVQPKFQAQLEALEKESNPRILVNTFDELEPEALKALKKHNLVAVGPLVPYTILGGRDLSNGSKNYIKWLNSKSESSVIYVSFGSLLVLKKQQMEEIARGLLDFGRPFLWVIRAKENGEEEKLSCREELDQMGMIVPWCSQVEVLTHPSLGCFMTHCGWNSTLESLVLGVPMVAFPQWSDQGTNAKLIEDVWKIGVRVTVNKDGIVEGDEIKRCLELVVGDGERREAIKRNAKKWKELAMKSAKEAGSSYNNLKAFVDEIDEVNVVVKRV